The genomic stretch TCAGCTTTGGCGCTGTGCACAACATCGCTTCGGGCCACCTGCCTGATATTCCAGGCATTCTTTCCGAATTCCCTTCTCGCGCCCTGCTGTGCGTGCGCCCGTCCTCGCAAGATCCCGATTGGGGCGGTCCGGGGGCGGTGCTGAACATCGGCATGAACCACGACCGTCACGCCGAGCTGTGCGAAAGCCTTGGCACACTGGCGGCGACCAAGATTTTCCTGCGCTTCGTGCAGGGCTATGCGGTGCATGTCGCGCGGCTTGATCCCGATATGTTCGACGCCATCGACGGCGAAGGCCCCGAGGCGCTTGCCGCGACCCTGCGCGCCTATGAGGACGAGACCGAAGAGCCGTTTCCCGCAGACATCGGCACCCAACTGGCCGGTGTGCTGAAATCCATGGCCCGCGCGTGGGAGGGCACCTCGGCCCGCCTGTTGCGCATGGCCAAGGGCGCGCCTGCGGATGCGGGGCTGGGTCTGGTGGTGCAGCAGATGGCGCTGGGCGTCGGGCGTGGCGAATGCGGATCGGGCGTGTTGCAGCTGGTCGATTCTGATACCGGTCTGGAACAGATCACGGGCCGCTATCTGCGCCAAAGTCAGGGCCGCGACGCGCTCAGCCCGCAGGCCGAGAGCATCTATATCACCTGCGACCCGCGCGGCCCCTCGCTTGAGGAATTGCTGCCCGAGTGTTTTGCCGAGCTCAAATCCCACGCTGCCCTGATGCGCGCCCGTCTGCGCGAAGAGATGCAGGTGGAATTTACCGTTGATAACGGCGCTTTGCACATTCTCGACGGGGTGCGCGTGACCCGTTCATCGCAAGCGACAGTGCGGATTGCCGTGCAACTGGCGCGCGATGGTATCATCACCCGCGAAGAGGCGCTGATGCGGGTGGAACCGCGCGCGCTGAACGAATTGCTGCACCGCCAGATCGCCGCTGACGCGCCGCGTGACGTGTTGGGGCAGGGCATTGCCGCCAGCCCCGGTGCCGCCACCGGACGGCTGGTGTTCTCGGCCTCCGAAGCGCAGGCCAGCGCCGCGCGCTCGGAACCCTGCATTCTGGTGCGCCGCGAAACCTCGCCCGAGGACATTCGCGGCATGCATGCGGCCAGGGGTGTCATGACCGAACGCGGTGGTATCACCAGCCACGCCGCCGTCATCGGGCGCGGCATTGGTCTGCCCTGTGTCGTGGGCATTTCGGACATGAAATTCAATATCGCCAACAAGACGATTCAGGCCAGCGACGGCCGTACCCTGCGCGAAGGCGATGTGGTGACCGTTGACGGGACCTCGGGGCAGGTGCTGCTGGGCGCGCCCGACATGCACGAGGCCGCGCTGGACGACGCCTTTCAGGAACTGATGGACTGGGCCAGCGAGGCCAGCGATATCGGCGTGCGCGCCAATGCCGACACGCCCGCCGACGCCCAGACCGCGCGCAATTTCAATGCGCAGGGAATCGGGCTGTGCCGCACCGAACATATGTTCTTTGAACCGGGCCGCCTGACTGTCATGCGCGAGATGATCTTTGCCGATTCCTCGCAAGACCGGCGCGCTTCGCTGGAACGTCTGCTGCCGATGCAGCGCGACGACTTTACCCAGCTGTTCCGCATCATGCAGGGCCAGCCGGTGTGCATCCGTCTGTTCGATCCGCCCTTGCACGAATTCCTGCCCACCAACCGGTCGGGCCAGCGCGAACTGGCCGAGGCGCTGGATCTGCCTTTGTCCACTGTCATGCGTCGCGTCGAAGGGTTGATGGAATACAACCCCATGTTGGGCATGCGCGGTGTGCGTCTGGGCATCACAGTGCCGGAAATCTACGAGATGCAGGCCCGCGCGATTTTCGAGGCGACCATTGACGCCAGCAAGGACGGCGATCCGGTGGTGCCCGAGATCATGATCCCGCTGGTCAGCGCCAAACGCGAGGTTGAGCTGGTGCGCGCGCGCGTCGATGCTGTTGCCGCCGCAGTGCGTCATGAACGCGGCGCCGCTTTTGACTACCGGTTGGGCGTTATGGTGGAAACACCGCGCGCCGCGTTGCGGGCCGCCGAAATCGCGCCCTATTGTGCGTTCATGAGCTTTGGGACCAATGACCTGACGCAGATGACCTATGGCCTGTCGCGCGATGATGCGGGGCGGTTCATGTCGACCTATGTCAAACAGGGCGTCTTTCCCGAAGATCCGTTTCACACCCTGGATGTGGACGGCGTGGGCGAGCTGATTGCAATCGGGGCCGAGCGGGGCCGATCCGCCTCGCCCAATCTTGTTCTGTCGGTCTGCGGCGAACATGGCGGCAACCCCGAATCGATTGCATTCGTGCGTCAGGCCGGGTTT from Pseudosulfitobacter sp. DSM 107133 encodes the following:
- a CDS encoding putative PEP-binding protein; amino-acid sequence: MQNNPDTTLVTQTAPITAETHGGRAKCLQRLVRLDLPVPATVALSFGAVHNIASGHLPDIPGILSEFPSRALLCVRPSSQDPDWGGPGAVLNIGMNHDRHAELCESLGTLAATKIFLRFVQGYAVHVARLDPDMFDAIDGEGPEALAATLRAYEDETEEPFPADIGTQLAGVLKSMARAWEGTSARLLRMAKGAPADAGLGLVVQQMALGVGRGECGSGVLQLVDSDTGLEQITGRYLRQSQGRDALSPQAESIYITCDPRGPSLEELLPECFAELKSHAALMRARLREEMQVEFTVDNGALHILDGVRVTRSSQATVRIAVQLARDGIITREEALMRVEPRALNELLHRQIAADAPRDVLGQGIAASPGAATGRLVFSASEAQASAARSEPCILVRRETSPEDIRGMHAARGVMTERGGITSHAAVIGRGIGLPCVVGISDMKFNIANKTIQASDGRTLREGDVVTVDGTSGQVLLGAPDMHEAALDDAFQELMDWASEASDIGVRANADTPADAQTARNFNAQGIGLCRTEHMFFEPGRLTVMREMIFADSSQDRRASLERLLPMQRDDFTQLFRIMQGQPVCIRLFDPPLHEFLPTNRSGQRELAEALDLPLSTVMRRVEGLMEYNPMLGMRGVRLGITVPEIYEMQARAIFEATIDASKDGDPVVPEIMIPLVSAKREVELVRARVDAVAAAVRHERGAAFDYRLGVMVETPRAALRAAEIAPYCAFMSFGTNDLTQMTYGLSRDDAGRFMSTYVKQGVFPEDPFHTLDVDGVGELIAIGAERGRSASPNLVLSVCGEHGGNPESIAFVRQAGFDYVSCSPFRVPVARLAAAQLAIGHKTG